In Raphanus sativus cultivar WK10039 unplaced genomic scaffold, ASM80110v3 Scaffold0385, whole genome shotgun sequence, one DNA window encodes the following:
- the LOC108812740 gene encoding YTH domain-containing protein ECT2: protein MATVASSPADQSADMLQKLTLDSQPKGSEIPEPKKAAVYQYGGVDVHGQQVPSYDRSLTPLLPSDAADPSVCYVPNAYQQPYYYGYGASGQDWSEFTGYNPNLEGVEMSTGVYGENGSVVYPGYGYAAYPYSPATSPAPQVGGDGQLYGAQQYQYPTFFPTVPFATTPATQGDLSANKAGGGVKTLPAESKNVGSAAGVGAKGSNGPAPGKPNSQQTAINNASSNFYGNGGPGSGFATGYQDPRYSYDAYYGNLSSYDASKYSDGQRAVTGGGVTSSYSKGASVPSSRNQNYRSNSSYTGVHQAAAMAGYGSTQGLYNRMYPNKLYSNYGSSGRSAYGSSGYDSRTNGRGWVNATDNRYRSWGRGNGNFYGNENNGDGLNELNRGPRAKGTKNQKGDLEDSLEVKEQTGESDVTEAVEAENTCIVPDREDYNKEDFPVDYENAMFFVIKSYSEDDVHKSIKYNVWASTPNGNKKLAAAYEDAQKKPGGCPIFLFFSVNASGQFVGLAEMTGPVDFNTNVEYWQQDKWTGSFPLKWHIVKDVPNSLLKHITLENNENKPVTNSRDTQEVKLEQGLKIVKIFKEHTSKTCILDDFSFYEVRQKTILEKKAKQQQTQKQVSEEKTAIDEKKESSNADKESQTTGDAKVDENGSVAKPVGVVANGC, encoded by the exons ATGGCTACCGTTGCTTCTTCACCTGCTGATC aatCTGCGGATATGTTGCAGAAACTTACTTTGGATTCACAACCCAAAGGTTCGGAGATTCCCGAGCCTAAGAAG gCTGCTGTTTACCAGTATGGAGGTGTGGATGTACATGGTCAACAAGTCCCTTCCTATGACCGATCATTGACACCACTGCTCCCCAGTGACGCCGCGGATCCTTCGGTTTGCTATGTTCCAAATGCCTACCAGCAGCCCTATTACTATG GATATGGTGCGAGTGGTCAAGATTGGAGCGAGTTCACTGGCTACAACCCTAATCTTGAGGGTGTGGAAATGAGTACT gGAGTTTATGGAGAGAATGGATCCGTTGTGTATCCTGGATACGGGTATGCTGCGTATCCTTACTCCCCAGCAACTAGCCCTGCTCCACAGGTTGGCGGAGACGGGCAGTTGTACGGTGCTCAGCAGTACCAGTATCCTACCTTTTTCCCCACTGTACCTTTTGCTACTACCCCTGCCACCCAGGGAGATCTCTCTGCAAACAAAGCTGGTGGTGGTGTGAAGACTCTACCTGCAGAAAGCAAGAATGTTGGGTCTGCTGCTGGTGTTGGGGCAAAGGGAAGCAATGGACCTGCTCCAGGGAAACCGAATAGCCAGCAGACCGCCATTAACAATGCCTCGAGCAATTTCTATGGTAATGGTGGTCCTGGAAGTGGCTTTGCTACTGGTTATCAGGATCCTAGGTATAGCTATGATGCGTATTATGGTAATCTGTCGTCTTACGACGCCTCTAAGTATTCGGATGGGCAGAGAGCTGTTACTGGTGGTGGAGTTACATCCTCCTATTCGAAGGGGGCCAGTGTGCCTTCATCCAGGAATCAAAACTACCGCTCAAATTCCAGTTACACT GGTGTGCACCAGGCTGCAGCAATGGCAGGCTACGGTTCAACTCAGGGGTTGTACAACAGGATGTATCCAAACAAGTTATACAGCAACTATGGTAGCTCGGGGAGATCTGCTTATGGTTCTTCTGGGTATGATTCAAGAACAAACGGAAGAGGATGGGTAAACGCAACGGATAACAGATACAGAAGCTGGGGAAGGGGTAACGGTAACTTCTATGGAAATGAGAACAACGGAGATGGTTTGAATGAACTCAACAGGGGACCTAGAGCAAAGGGCACAAAGAACCAGAAGGGTGATTTAGAAGATAGTTTAGAGGTTAAGGAGCAGACTGGTGAATCGGATGTAACCGAGGCTGTGGAGGCGGAGAACACATGCATTGTTCCTGACAGAGAAGATTACAACAAAGAGGATTTCCCAGTGGATTACGAGAATGCTATGTTCTTTGTGATCAAGTCCTACAGTGAAGATGATGTGCACAAGAGCATCAAGTACAATGTTTGGGCTAGCACACCAAATGGAAACAAGAAGCTTGCTGCAGCGTACGAGGATGCTCAGAAGAAGCCTGGCGGCTGTCctatctttctctttttctcg GTCAATGCAAGTGGACAATTTGTTGGGCTTGCTGAAATGACAGGACCAGTTGATTTCAATACGAACGTGGAGTACTGGCAGCAAGACAAGTGGACTGGCTCATTCCCTCTCAAGTGGCATATTGTCAAGGATGTTCCAAACAGTTTGCTGAAACATATCACCCTCGAGAACAACGAGAACAAGCCTGTCACCAACAGTAGAGATACACAAGAG GTCAAGCTGGAGCAAGGTTTGAAGATTGTGAAAATTTTCAAGGAGCATACTAGCAAGACTTGCATTTTGGATGACTTCTCCTTCTACGAGGTTAGGCAAAAGACGATCTTGGAGAAGAAAGCCAAGCAGCAGCAGACTCAGAAACAG GTAAGTGAGGAGAAGACTGCAATCGATGAGAAAAAGGAATCCTCAAATGCTGATAAGGAATCTCAAACTACCGGTGATGCCAAGGTTGATGAGAATGGGTCAGTTGCTAAACCAGTTGGTGTGGTTGCAAATGGTTGCTAG